Proteins co-encoded in one Flavobacterium sp. M31R6 genomic window:
- a CDS encoding GNAT family N-acetyltransferase: MTDYHFRKATISEIPQIWDILQLAIVRRKEEGSEQWQDGYPNPEVVQKDIEKEAGFVLTDGETIVGYCAILINDEPEYAKIEGKWLTNEDFVVFHRVAVSEKYLGKGCAQKMIGCIEDFAIQNNIYSVKADTNFDNSAMMKVFEKLGYSFCGHVYFRGGQRKAYEKVLQKSAI, encoded by the coding sequence ATGACAGATTATCACTTTAGAAAAGCTACAATTTCTGAAATCCCTCAAATATGGGATATTTTACAATTGGCTATAGTAAGGAGAAAAGAAGAAGGAAGTGAACAATGGCAAGATGGTTATCCCAACCCCGAAGTGGTGCAAAAAGACATTGAAAAAGAGGCAGGATTTGTTTTGACCGATGGAGAAACAATAGTTGGGTATTGTGCAATATTGATTAATGACGAACCTGAATATGCAAAAATTGAAGGGAAGTGGTTAACTAATGAAGACTTTGTCGTTTTCCACCGAGTAGCTGTTTCCGAAAAATATTTGGGAAAAGGTTGTGCCCAAAAAATGATTGGCTGTATAGAAGATTTTGCAATCCAGAACAACATATACAGCGTAAAAGCAGATACCAATTTTGATAATAGTGCAATGATGAAAGTTTTTGAAAAATTGGGCTACAGTTTCTGTGGTCATGTGTATTTCAGAGGGGGACAAAGAAAAGCATACGAGAAAGTGCTACAAAAATCTGCAATCTAA
- the gdhA gene encoding NADP-specific glutamate dehydrogenase translates to MSQSITDFIELVAKKNPNEPEFMQAVTEVAETVIPFIEQNKKYQNKMILERMVESDRIIMFRVVWVDDKGDTQVNRGYRIQMNSAIGPYKGGIRFHPSVNLSILKFLAFEQTFKNSLTTLPMGGGKGGADFDPKGKSDNEVMRFCQAFMTELSKHIGADTDVPAGDIGVGGREVGYMFGQYKRLVNEFTGVLTGKGISFGGSLIRPEATGYGDVYFAQSMLATRGESFTGKTVVISGSGNVAQYAAEKVIQLGGKVVTMSDSAGYIYDADGIDTDKLAHVMEIKNELRGRISDYVAKYPNAKYVAGKRPWEVKCDVALPCATQNELNEEEAKQLVANGCICVAEGANMPSTPEAVHVFQKAKILFAPGKASNAGGVATSGLEMSQNSLRLSWTSEEVDERLKMIMKDIHASCVKYGTDATGYVDYVRGANIAGFVKVADAMLAQGVV, encoded by the coding sequence ATGTCACAAAGTATTACAGATTTTATCGAATTGGTTGCCAAAAAAAATCCGAACGAGCCGGAATTTATGCAAGCTGTTACTGAAGTTGCTGAAACAGTAATTCCTTTCATCGAACAAAATAAAAAATACCAAAATAAAATGATTTTGGAAAGAATGGTCGAGTCAGATCGTATCATTATGTTCCGAGTAGTTTGGGTAGATGACAAAGGTGATACACAGGTAAATAGAGGATACCGTATTCAAATGAATTCGGCTATCGGACCATATAAAGGAGGAATTCGTTTCCATCCTTCTGTAAATTTAAGTATTTTGAAATTCTTGGCTTTCGAGCAAACTTTCAAAAACAGTTTGACTACATTGCCAATGGGTGGTGGGAAAGGTGGAGCTGATTTTGATCCAAAAGGAAAATCAGACAACGAGGTAATGCGTTTTTGTCAAGCTTTCATGACTGAATTATCTAAACATATTGGTGCCGATACTGACGTACCAGCTGGAGATATTGGTGTTGGTGGAAGAGAAGTTGGATATATGTTTGGTCAATACAAAAGATTAGTTAATGAATTTACCGGAGTTTTAACTGGTAAAGGAATTTCTTTCGGAGGTTCATTAATCCGTCCTGAAGCTACTGGATATGGAGATGTATATTTTGCACAAAGTATGTTGGCTACCAGAGGAGAAAGCTTTACAGGAAAAACTGTAGTTATCTCTGGATCTGGAAACGTAGCTCAATATGCTGCCGAAAAAGTAATCCAATTAGGAGGTAAAGTAGTGACTATGTCTGATTCTGCTGGATATATTTATGATGCAGATGGAATTGATACAGATAAATTAGCTCATGTAATGGAAATCAAAAATGAGTTAAGAGGAAGAATCAGCGATTATGTTGCAAAATATCCAAATGCAAAATATGTAGCTGGGAAACGACCTTGGGAAGTAAAATGTGATGTAGCCTTGCCTTGTGCAACTCAAAACGAATTGAATGAAGAAGAAGCAAAACAACTTGTTGCCAACGGATGTATCTGTGTTGCCGAAGGAGCAAACATGCCTTCTACGCCAGAAGCGGTTCACGTTTTCCAAAAAGCTAAAATTTTATTCGCTCCAGGAAAAGCTTCAAATGCTGGTGGAGTAGCGACTTCAGGACTTGAAATGTCTCAAAACTCATTGCGTTTAAGCTGGACTTCAGAAGAAGTGGATGAAAGATTAAAAATGATCATGAAAGACATTCACGCTTCATGTGTGAAATACGGTACTGATGCAACAGGTTATGTTGACTACGTAAGAGGAGCTAACATCGCAGGATTTGTAAAAGTTGCCGATGCTATGCTTGCTCAAGGAGTTGTATAG
- a CDS encoding glutamate dehydrogenase produces the protein MIKLKIFVLFLLIGLPHNSFSQFGITHEIGVIAGRVEFRSDYGQRDNTRNNLENQGFGVAVVDYMNFSYTDNLNDYFKEHFKVRSELSYSQANLKHYGEWVERGTPGSNRLKAMRGSTELLNLGMQLEYNLIHIHDFENTIGSFNPYIGLGPQISYYTATATSTLGEMGDPSVTPAKYLIPSDGHPHGYSNESKAVFSATLNLGTRYKLTSMSDLILDMRAQYFASDWVDGLNPNKDLFKENKQNDWLTFVGLGYILYLDN, from the coding sequence ATGATCAAACTTAAAATATTTGTATTATTCCTATTAATTGGTCTACCTCATAATTCCTTTTCTCAATTTGGAATTACACATGAAATTGGTGTAATTGCAGGTCGAGTTGAGTTTCGATCTGACTATGGACAACGAGATAACACCAGAAACAATTTAGAAAATCAGGGGTTTGGAGTTGCCGTTGTTGATTACATGAACTTTTCGTATACTGACAACTTGAATGACTATTTTAAAGAGCATTTCAAAGTAAGATCTGAACTTTCGTACAGTCAAGCCAATTTAAAACACTATGGTGAATGGGTTGAACGAGGTACTCCGGGATCCAATCGTCTCAAAGCAATGAGAGGCTCAACTGAATTGTTAAATTTAGGAATGCAACTTGAGTATAATTTAATACACATCCATGATTTTGAAAACACAATAGGCAGTTTTAATCCCTACATCGGTTTGGGACCACAAATCAGTTACTATACCGCAACTGCTACTTCTACTTTGGGGGAAATGGGCGATCCTAGTGTTACTCCTGCAAAATATTTAATCCCATCAGATGGTCATCCTCACGGATATTCCAATGAAAGTAAAGCGGTATTTTCTGCAACTCTTAATCTTGGAACTCGTTACAAGTTGACATCAATGTCTGATCTTATTCTTGACATGAGAGCTCAATATTTTGCTTCTGATTGGGTTGATGGCCTTAATCCAAATAAAGATTTATTCAAGGAAAACAAACAAAATGATTGGCTCACTTTTGTCGGCTTAGGTTATATCCTTTATTTAGACAATTAA
- a CDS encoding cystathionine gamma-synthase, with product MKFNTKVIHGGQHHDPSTGAVMPPVYQTSTFVQTSPGKPFNPDYEYSRAANPTRTALEMALASIENGTRGLAFSSGLAATDCILRSFKAGDEIIAMDDLYGGTYRMFTRIYKDSGIVFHFVDMNDLDKFKSLINSNTKLVWVETPTNPLMKLADIQEIAKITKANNILFAVDNTFATPYLQKPLDLGADIVMHSATKYLGGHSDVIAGALIVKDEALGNQLHFQQFATGATLGPMDSFLVLRGIKTLHLRVQRHCENGTKVVEFLSNHPKIKTVYYPGLPSHPYHEIAKKQMSGFGGMVSFTFVSGKKEEAVQFLEKLKVFTLAESLGGVESLANHPALMTHASIPEDKRKEVGITDDLVRLSVGIEDADDLIADLKQALA from the coding sequence AAATTCAATACCAAAGTGATTCATGGTGGACAACATCATGACCCTAGTACAGGAGCAGTAATGCCTCCCGTTTATCAAACGTCAACCTTTGTGCAAACAAGCCCCGGAAAGCCGTTTAATCCAGATTACGAATACAGTAGAGCTGCAAATCCAACACGAACTGCTTTGGAAATGGCATTGGCCAGTATTGAAAATGGAACTCGTGGATTGGCTTTTTCATCAGGACTGGCAGCTACCGATTGTATTTTAAGATCGTTTAAAGCGGGTGATGAAATTATCGCTATGGATGATTTATACGGAGGAACCTACAGAATGTTTACGCGTATTTATAAAGATAGCGGAATTGTGTTTCATTTTGTTGATATGAATGATTTGGATAAATTCAAGTCATTAATTAATAGCAATACAAAATTAGTTTGGGTAGAAACACCAACCAATCCTTTGATGAAATTGGCCGACATTCAAGAAATCGCCAAAATTACTAAAGCGAATAATATCCTTTTTGCTGTGGATAATACTTTTGCAACACCTTATTTGCAAAAACCGTTGGACTTAGGAGCGGATATCGTTATGCACTCGGCTACCAAATATTTGGGAGGGCACTCAGATGTAATTGCGGGTGCTTTGATTGTAAAAGACGAAGCCCTGGGTAATCAATTGCATTTTCAACAGTTTGCTACAGGGGCAACCTTGGGGCCAATGGATAGTTTTTTGGTACTAAGAGGAATAAAAACACTGCATTTGAGAGTACAAAGACATTGTGAAAATGGAACTAAAGTAGTTGAATTCTTAAGCAATCACCCCAAAATAAAAACTGTTTATTATCCTGGATTACCGAGTCATCCGTATCACGAAATTGCCAAAAAGCAAATGAGCGGCTTTGGAGGAATGGTTTCTTTTACGTTTGTATCAGGTAAGAAAGAAGAAGCGGTACAGTTTTTGGAAAAACTAAAAGTGTTTACACTGGCAGAATCTCTAGGTGGTGTAGAATCGTTGGCGAATCACCCGGCATTGATGACACATGCATCCATTCCAGAGGATAAACGAAAAGAAGTTGGAATTACAGATGATTTGGTTCGTTTAAGCGTTGGCATAGAAGACGCTGATGACTTGATTGCAGATTTGAAGCAGGCATTGGCATAA
- a CDS encoding T9SS type A sorting domain-containing protein: MLQITFAQTNLSWQGYFSYTQIKAVSESPTTIYAASENALFSRNNNTNIVKTTTTVDGLSGETITALYYSPTFNKTIVGYQNGLLIVINEADGSMLKVVDIINKNLPSSIKRINNFMEFGGIVYVSTDFGIVQFNLATSKFGDTYFIGDNGAEIKVSQTAIFNGFIYASTSSGIRKGDTTNPNLIDFKQWQVINAGDWSGITSFGTELYAVNTVGHIHKYDSGSNTFNGFLPLSEATTNFRSTTDYFIITTANTIFIYNKQLVLQRQINRNEIPEINSTFSCATIISDAIYIGTAENGLITTSLSPGSTYENITPIGPSRNSIFSMQVTPTQLWTVYGDYDTFYNPYPLDDFGISKFTASGWLNIPFNTVFGAKSMSRITVNPTNENEVYASSFFSGLLKIEKDIPTILYNQTNSALESLTVSPPDPNYIDIRINGSAFDKSGNLWVTNCRVVNGLKMLSPSGQWKSYAMDKILSAPTENDFATMVIDKYGTKWMATSKNGVIGFNESSNTFKKITFGADQGNLPIQDVRTVAVDTKNQLWIGTTKGLRVLSNVNNFQTESQLTTESIIILEDNLAQELLYEQFISDIEVDGANNKWIATADAGLFMVSPNGQETKYHFTTDNSPLPSNVVNDISINSSTGEVFIATSKGLISFKGIATSASENLSNVYVYPNPVRPEYQGTVKINGLLNKANVKITDVAGNLVFEATTEGGTLEWDTTAFGKYRVASGVYMIFVSAQDGGETKVKKVMIIR, translated from the coding sequence GTGCTACAAATCACTTTTGCCCAAACCAATTTGTCTTGGCAAGGATATTTCTCGTACACTCAAATCAAAGCTGTTTCCGAATCGCCAACGACTATTTATGCCGCTTCTGAAAATGCGTTGTTTTCCAGAAACAACAATACAAACATTGTAAAAACCACCACAACAGTAGATGGACTTTCGGGCGAAACCATTACGGCGCTTTATTACAGTCCAACGTTCAATAAAACTATTGTCGGCTATCAAAACGGTCTTTTAATCGTTATCAACGAAGCTGATGGTTCGATGCTCAAAGTGGTCGATATCATCAATAAAAATTTACCAAGTAGTATAAAACGAATCAATAATTTCATGGAATTTGGTGGAATAGTATATGTCTCCACCGATTTTGGGATTGTTCAATTCAATCTGGCCACTTCCAAGTTTGGTGATACCTATTTCATAGGCGACAATGGCGCCGAAATCAAAGTTTCTCAAACTGCCATTTTCAACGGATTTATTTATGCATCCACTTCAAGCGGAATTAGAAAAGGAGATACAACCAATCCCAATTTAATCGATTTCAAACAATGGCAAGTGATAAACGCAGGCGATTGGTCAGGAATCACATCTTTTGGCACCGAATTATATGCAGTAAATACAGTAGGCCACATTCACAAATACGATTCGGGTTCCAATACATTTAATGGGTTTTTGCCATTATCGGAAGCAACCACAAATTTTCGTTCCACCACAGATTATTTCATTATAACGACAGCCAATACCATTTTTATTTACAATAAACAGCTGGTGTTGCAACGTCAAATAAACAGAAATGAAATCCCAGAGATAAATTCAACATTTAGCTGTGCGACTATTATAAGTGATGCAATTTATATTGGTACTGCCGAAAATGGATTAATTACTACCTCACTTTCTCCCGGTTCAACGTATGAAAACATAACACCGATTGGACCTTCCCGAAACAGTATTTTCTCTATGCAAGTTACTCCAACACAGCTTTGGACTGTTTATGGGGACTATGATACTTTTTACAATCCGTATCCATTGGATGATTTTGGCATAAGTAAATTCACAGCATCGGGATGGTTGAACATTCCTTTTAATACTGTTTTTGGAGCCAAATCGATGTCCCGAATCACTGTAAATCCAACCAATGAAAATGAAGTTTATGCCAGTTCTTTTTTTTCAGGCTTGTTGAAAATAGAAAAGGATATTCCAACAATTTTGTACAATCAAACCAATAGTGCTTTAGAATCACTAACCGTTAGCCCGCCAGATCCCAATTATATTGACATAAGAATCAATGGTTCGGCATTTGATAAATCTGGAAATTTATGGGTAACCAATTGTAGGGTTGTAAATGGTTTGAAAATGCTAAGTCCAAGCGGGCAATGGAAAAGTTATGCCATGGATAAAATTCTTTCGGCACCAACAGAAAATGATTTTGCGACAATGGTTATCGATAAGTATGGTACCAAATGGATGGCAACCAGTAAAAATGGGGTAATAGGTTTTAACGAAAGCAGTAATACCTTCAAAAAAATTACTTTCGGGGCAGATCAAGGAAATTTACCCATTCAAGACGTTAGAACAGTTGCAGTAGATACTAAGAATCAACTTTGGATAGGAACAACTAAAGGATTGAGGGTTTTGTCTAATGTGAACAATTTTCAAACCGAGAGTCAGTTGACCACAGAAAGTATCATTATTTTGGAGGATAATCTGGCGCAGGAATTACTGTATGAGCAATTTATAAGCGATATAGAAGTAGACGGAGCCAACAATAAATGGATAGCTACTGCCGATGCCGGTCTATTTATGGTGTCTCCAAACGGACAAGAAACCAAGTATCATTTTACAACAGATAATTCTCCATTGCCGAGTAATGTGGTAAACGATATTAGCATCAACAGCAGTACTGGGGAGGTTTTTATTGCGACATCCAAAGGATTGATTTCTTTCAAAGGAATTGCAACTTCTGCCAGTGAAAACTTGAGTAATGTATACGTATATCCCAATCCCGTTCGCCCAGAATATCAAGGAACGGTAAAAATAAATGGATTGCTCAACAAAGCCAATGTAAAAATTACAGATGTTGCTGGCAATCTGGTTTTCGAAGCCACAACTGAGGGAGGAACTCTGGAATGGGATACCACCGCTTTCGGAAAATACAGAGTAGCATCGGGTGTCTATATGATTTTTGTATCCGCTCAAGATGGAGGCGAAACCAAAGTCAAAAAAGTAATGATAATTAGATAG